In Gimesia benthica, a single window of DNA contains:
- a CDS encoding LPS-assembly protein LptD: MSGEIYSDSRYVSLRIWRVILLIAILGGVTTVAPAQTSFFGAPKASYEESEYEPSEQESIQIEAEYSQQWEQDFVNVSILKGNCRIQQGDAVLRSRQMVIWHAKSRKMDRISVYLEGEVRVDLPGESKSENSLLVNLVTQSGLKTKYRRPTNGTPAEDDPLLKRATQRRGIPHDHQLKRAQFIVEKPPIEGPELAPMPEPEMNVGFRRIRLFPRSAVPYNVQSFPSTHTVPPEQIWVITGGVNLLIDGVEGLGMVDMSADRIIIWTDGRDTQNFNSEIRQSKETPFEIYLEGNIEIRQGTYYLQANRAYYDAREERGVLLDAELKTYIPELGEDVRVRASQIRQLSKGAYLAQNAWATGSQFGKPGYKIQSSDVFIEDRYTTPWLGTGSPQIDPLTGEPVPNKRAWISSSNNTFQVGDVPLFYLPYVSSPAEDIYFPITGLRFGNDRIFGFQVETEWDMYKLLGLERLPGTKWEGQVDYYSYRGVGIGQSGDYQGANMLGFDNVFRGDAKMFYIHDTGLDNLGADRRALVPSTEDRYFINLHHRQESPFGMTLTGEGGLLSDRNFLNEYFEDTFDTGKDVESLLHLKQQQENWSWSMIGRTRLNGFETTTDWLPKADLFLLGEPLFGNLVNWTSHSSVGYGKLKPGSAPYNLSQDVFTPLPFVADSEGLVAMTRNQLEAPFNLGPFIMTPYVMGEAAYWEQGLQQQQIDRLYGSAGLRSSIMAERVFPTVYNPFFNLNGLAHKMVLEADYSFSDSSENLTNIAQYNEFDDNAQERFRERLVINTFGGTLPPQFDPRFYAVRTGAARGVTDPYYEMVDDQQVLRMAWRHRLQTKTGPPDQQRIKDWMSLDLEASYFPDATRDNFGEDFGLLGGRYRWYLGDRTTLAANAYYDLFDGAQQLWDMSLTSQRTRRMTVNVALQQIKGGGGLDSQIISATLNYIMSEKWSAGVSTAYDLGENLNRGQTFMITRTGADFVMSLGMNYDQSTGNAGIGLTIMPRFGNFGAGPGAFNSLFGNPPQ, encoded by the coding sequence GTGTCGGGCGAGATCTATTCCGATTCTCGGTATGTTTCGCTTCGTATCTGGCGAGTGATTTTGCTGATTGCAATCCTCGGCGGTGTCACCACCGTTGCGCCTGCTCAGACCAGTTTCTTCGGTGCTCCCAAAGCGTCTTACGAAGAGTCGGAATACGAACCATCGGAACAGGAATCGATCCAGATCGAGGCGGAATACTCCCAGCAGTGGGAGCAGGATTTCGTCAATGTTTCGATTTTGAAAGGGAACTGCCGCATTCAACAGGGCGACGCCGTTCTCCGTTCGCGACAGATGGTTATCTGGCATGCAAAATCCCGTAAGATGGATCGCATTTCGGTCTATCTGGAAGGGGAAGTCCGCGTCGATCTGCCGGGAGAATCCAAAAGCGAGAACAGCCTGCTCGTCAATCTGGTCACGCAGAGTGGCTTGAAAACCAAATACCGTCGCCCGACGAACGGAACGCCCGCCGAGGATGATCCCCTGCTCAAACGGGCGACACAACGTCGGGGTATCCCCCACGATCATCAGTTGAAGCGTGCTCAGTTCATCGTTGAGAAACCGCCGATTGAAGGACCGGAACTGGCTCCCATGCCCGAACCGGAAATGAACGTCGGATTCCGCCGCATTCGCCTGTTCCCCCGTAGTGCGGTCCCTTACAACGTACAAAGTTTTCCCTCGACACATACTGTTCCCCCGGAACAGATCTGGGTGATTACCGGCGGTGTCAACCTGCTGATCGACGGTGTGGAAGGTCTGGGCATGGTCGACATGTCCGCGGATCGGATTATCATCTGGACCGATGGACGGGACACGCAGAACTTCAACTCGGAAATCCGCCAGTCCAAAGAAACGCCTTTCGAAATCTACCTCGAAGGCAATATTGAGATCCGGCAGGGAACCTATTATCTCCAGGCCAACCGTGCCTACTACGATGCCCGCGAAGAACGAGGCGTACTGCTGGATGCGGAGCTCAAAACATACATCCCCGAACTGGGAGAAGATGTCCGCGTCCGGGCCAGCCAGATCCGTCAGCTGTCGAAAGGAGCCTACCTGGCTCAGAACGCCTGGGCAACAGGCAGCCAGTTTGGAAAGCCGGGCTACAAAATTCAATCCTCGGATGTGTTCATCGAAGATCGCTATACGACTCCGTGGCTGGGAACAGGCTCACCGCAAATTGATCCCCTCACTGGTGAACCAGTACCGAATAAGCGCGCCTGGATCTCCAGTTCGAACAATACCTTCCAGGTTGGTGACGTACCGCTGTTTTATCTGCCGTACGTCTCCAGTCCGGCCGAAGACATCTATTTTCCGATCACGGGTCTGAGATTCGGGAACGACCGTATCTTTGGTTTCCAGGTCGAGACCGAATGGGATATGTATAAGCTGCTCGGCCTCGAACGTCTGCCCGGCACGAAGTGGGAAGGTCAGGTCGATTACTACTCATACCGTGGCGTCGGCATTGGTCAGTCCGGAGACTATCAGGGAGCCAACATGCTGGGCTTCGATAATGTCTTCCGTGGCGACGCCAAGATGTTCTACATCCACGATACCGGTCTCGACAACCTGGGTGCCGACCGTCGGGCTCTGGTCCCCTCCACTGAGGACCGCTATTTCATTAATCTGCATCATCGTCAGGAATCGCCGTTCGGCATGACTCTCACCGGCGAAGGCGGTCTGCTCTCAGACCGGAACTTCCTGAACGAATACTTCGAAGATACGTTCGACACCGGTAAAGATGTTGAATCCCTGCTGCACCTCAAGCAGCAACAGGAGAACTGGTCCTGGTCGATGATTGGTCGAACCCGGTTGAACGGATTCGAAACCACTACAGACTGGCTGCCCAAAGCGGATCTGTTCCTGCTGGGCGAGCCCCTCTTCGGAAACCTGGTCAATTGGACTTCCCATTCCTCCGTCGGTTACGGAAAGCTGAAGCCCGGCTCCGCACCATACAACCTCTCTCAGGACGTCTTTACTCCCCTGCCCTTCGTTGCGGATTCAGAAGGACTGGTTGCGATGACCCGGAACCAGTTGGAAGCCCCCTTCAATCTGGGTCCCTTCATCATGACTCCCTATGTCATGGGGGAAGCCGCTTACTGGGAACAGGGTCTGCAGCAACAGCAGATCGACCGTCTGTATGGTTCTGCCGGTCTGCGGAGCAGCATCATGGCTGAGCGGGTCTTCCCCACGGTTTACAATCCGTTTTTCAATCTGAACGGTCTGGCTCACAAGATGGTGCTTGAAGCGGATTACTCCTTCAGCGACTCGAGTGAAAACCTGACCAACATCGCACAATACAATGAATTCGATGACAACGCTCAGGAACGATTCCGCGAACGTCTGGTCATCAACACCTTCGGTGGCACGCTGCCTCCCCAGTTCGACCCCCGCTTTTACGCCGTACGAACGGGAGCCGCACGGGGTGTGACCGATCCGTACTATGAAATGGTAGACGATCAACAGGTCCTGCGGATGGCGTGGCGGCATCGTCTGCAGACCAAAACGGGTCCCCCCGATCAACAACGGATCAAAGACTGGATGAGCCTGGATCTGGAAGCGTCCTACTTCCCGGACGCAACGCGTGACAACTTTGGCGAAGACTTTGGTCTGTTGGGTGGACGTTACCGCTGGTACCTGGGTGACCGAACAACACTGGCAGCCAACGCCTACTACGACCTGTTCGATGGCGCACAGCAGTTGTGGGACATGTCATTGACCAGTCAACGGACCCGCCGCATGACAGTTAACGTGGCATTACAACAGATCAAAGGTGGCGGCGGCCTGGACAGCCAGATCATCTCTGCCACGCTGAATTACATCATGAGCGAAAAATGGAGCGCCGGCGTCAGTACTGCATACGACCTGGGCGAAAACTTGAACCGCGGGCAGACCTTCATGATCACCAGAACCGGGGCCGACTTCGTCATGAGCCTCGGAATGAACTACGACCAGAGTACGGGCAATGCCGGAATCGGCTTGACGATTATGCCGCGCTTTGGAAACTTTGGAGCCGGGCCAGGGGCCTTCAATTCACTCTTTGGCAATCCGCCTCAATAA
- a CDS encoding glycosyltransferase family 39 protein has translation MTKTGFLTTALVLILLLAGGLRLGIVIRQSDQLREDRDAYIAIARNLAAGNGFTSSSMEAGQDLEPTAFRPPLYTCLLAVGYYLNAGPQATGILQVLLGIATVWFTWKTGQRLQLQWAAVLAAGIVATDPILLQYTSYSMTEVLATFLCSLLLYLLICSFSTRAEELSASTNKPLLFWTGAVWGLAILCRPTFLAFLGVWLVIRLADSLKQRLLSKSEELRLTSVSQQLAFLAAGIILAVSPWLIRNLVVFRAPILTTTHGGYTLLLGNNPVFYNEVVQQPWGTVWTGESLDAWQKSLEADIAQLQPALETEQERDRWMYQRARQNISSQPSLFAQSCLLRLKRFWNIAPLASAGQTPSRTLLLGVASYYFVVLLGCLWGVCLVVWKRERNWSPLIWLLVSFTIVHLFYWTNMRMRAPLVPAIALLSVFGWSHLIHFCKIDRLWNRPNTGHPKV, from the coding sequence GTGACCAAAACCGGATTCTTAACGACGGCCCTTGTACTGATTCTGCTCCTGGCAGGCGGTCTGCGACTGGGAATCGTAATACGGCAGAGTGATCAACTGCGGGAAGACCGGGATGCCTATATTGCGATTGCCCGTAACCTCGCTGCGGGAAATGGTTTCACTTCAAGTAGCATGGAGGCGGGACAGGACCTCGAACCGACGGCCTTTCGTCCACCCCTTTACACCTGCCTGCTGGCCGTGGGTTACTATCTGAATGCAGGTCCCCAGGCGACGGGAATTCTCCAGGTTCTGCTGGGAATCGCCACCGTCTGGTTCACCTGGAAAACAGGGCAGCGATTACAGTTACAATGGGCCGCTGTGCTCGCAGCGGGAATCGTGGCGACGGATCCGATTCTGCTACAATACACCTCTTACTCCATGACCGAAGTGCTGGCCACGTTCTTGTGCAGCCTGTTGCTCTACCTGCTGATCTGCAGTTTTTCCACACGTGCAGAGGAATTATCAGCGTCAACCAACAAACCACTGCTGTTCTGGACCGGCGCAGTCTGGGGGCTGGCGATTCTCTGCCGGCCCACTTTTCTGGCGTTTCTGGGAGTCTGGCTGGTGATCCGCCTGGCGGATTCACTCAAACAGAGACTGCTCTCAAAGAGTGAGGAGTTGCGGCTTACGTCAGTCAGCCAGCAGCTCGCATTTCTGGCAGCGGGAATTATTCTGGCTGTTTCCCCCTGGCTGATTCGCAATCTGGTCGTGTTTCGCGCACCGATTCTGACGACCACGCATGGAGGATACACGCTTCTGCTGGGTAATAATCCGGTCTTTTACAACGAAGTGGTGCAGCAGCCCTGGGGAACGGTGTGGACAGGTGAGAGTCTGGATGCCTGGCAGAAAAGTCTGGAGGCGGACATCGCGCAACTGCAGCCAGCCCTCGAGACCGAACAGGAACGGGATCGCTGGATGTACCAGCGGGCACGCCAGAATATTTCATCCCAACCTTCGCTGTTTGCCCAATCATGTCTGCTGCGACTCAAACGATTCTGGAATATCGCCCCTCTCGCAAGTGCGGGGCAGACACCCTCTCGTACTCTGCTACTGGGAGTGGCGAGCTACTATTTTGTTGTCCTGTTGGGCTGTCTCTGGGGGGTGTGTCTGGTAGTCTGGAAAAGAGAGCGAAACTGGTCACCACTAATCTGGCTGCTGGTGAGCTTTACCATCGTGCATCTGTTCTACTGGACCAACATGCGAATGCGGGCGCCGCTGGTGCCTGCGATCGCCCTGCTGAGCGTTTTTGGCTGGTCCCATCTGATTCATTTCTGCAAAATCGACCGACTCTGGAACCGCCCGAACACTGGTCACCCTAAAGTCTGA
- a CDS encoding citrate/2-methylcitrate synthase codes for MERHPYRPGLAGIVATETEISQIQDGLTYRGYLVDELAREAMFLEVAYLLLHGELPSHEEMADFQTMLIESGQLPYPVLKALESIPPHIDMMEVVRSGVSLLAHFDPQMEYGMFMSDISNAQYLLAMLPQLISFRYHYVNGKKPVVPNFQHSYAGSFWYMLKGDEPTQLEEEAFNALLISQADYGLAPSTFAARVVASTGSPLYSSINAAIGSLNGQLHCSSGAGVLDALQEAMHSGNAEEWACQEITKGRRVLGFQHSPRNPRDPRATVLKNYCVQVADALGLNAMEATADAIEDVMAKVSRVHPRVEWHASRLLHYLGFEPELFTPIFAVSRMAGWVAHIVEQTENNHLYQPLSRYVGMDQRKYKPMPLRS; via the coding sequence ATGGAACGTCACCCTTATCGCCCCGGGTTAGCCGGGATCGTCGCGACAGAAACTGAAATCTCACAAATCCAGGATGGTTTGACTTATCGGGGTTACCTGGTAGATGAACTGGCCCGCGAGGCCATGTTCCTCGAAGTTGCTTACCTGCTCCTGCATGGTGAACTTCCCAGCCACGAAGAGATGGCTGACTTTCAGACGATGCTGATCGAATCGGGTCAGCTCCCCTACCCCGTGTTGAAGGCTCTGGAATCGATTCCTCCGCACATCGACATGATGGAAGTGGTCCGCAGCGGCGTCAGCCTGCTGGCACACTTCGACCCGCAGATGGAATATGGAATGTTCATGTCGGATATTTCCAATGCCCAATACCTGCTGGCGATGCTGCCGCAACTGATCTCGTTCCGTTATCATTACGTCAACGGGAAGAAACCGGTGGTGCCTAACTTCCAGCATTCATATGCGGGCAGTTTCTGGTACATGCTTAAAGGGGACGAGCCAACCCAGCTCGAAGAAGAAGCCTTCAATGCCCTGCTGATCTCACAGGCCGATTACGGTCTGGCCCCATCCACCTTTGCCGCCCGCGTGGTGGCATCGACGGGGAGCCCCCTGTATTCATCGATCAACGCCGCCATCGGTTCGCTGAACGGTCAGTTGCACTGCAGCTCCGGAGCCGGCGTGCTGGATGCGTTACAGGAAGCGATGCATTCAGGAAATGCAGAGGAATGGGCCTGCCAGGAAATCACCAAGGGGCGTCGGGTACTCGGATTCCAGCATTCACCGCGTAACCCACGCGATCCCCGGGCTACGGTTCTGAAGAATTATTGTGTGCAGGTTGCAGATGCACTGGGGTTGAATGCCATGGAAGCGACCGCGGATGCCATCGAAGATGTCATGGCGAAAGTCTCCCGCGTTCATCCCCGCGTGGAATGGCACGCGAGTCGACTGCTGCATTACCTGGGCTTTGAGCCTGAGCTGTTCACGCCGATCTTTGCGGTTTCGCGAATGGCAGGCTGGGTGGCACACATCGTCGAACAGACGGAGAACAATCACCTGTACCAGCCGCTCTCACGCTATGTGGGCATGGATCAGCGGAAATACAAACCGATGCCGTTACGCAGCTGA
- the hemC gene encoding hydroxymethylbilane synthase, translating to MNQTAEPRPLRIATRASKLALWQAEHVSALLEAQGSGRPIEIVHITSEGDRDLTSPLSQFGGLGVFTREVQKAVLDGRADLAVHSLKDLPTEPAPGLTLAGIPDRGPLFDVLILPEGSEPIESLADLPEQARIGTGSLRRRAQLLHQRSDLEMLEVRGNVQTRLKKLDSGEYDALCLAKAGMVRLELLAERNWLLLSPPEVYPAVGQGALGIECRDDDTETIEILGAISDPAVRAATTAERSLLSHLRAGCHAPIGSLSRLEENQLTLEAVVLSGDGQERIFVSESGALEAAAETGIKAAESLLEAGADRLISPGPGSPEAL from the coding sequence ATGAATCAGACAGCGGAACCGCGTCCCTTGCGCATCGCGACCCGAGCAAGCAAGCTTGCGCTCTGGCAGGCAGAGCATGTGTCTGCCCTGCTGGAAGCTCAGGGGAGCGGACGGCCGATTGAAATCGTGCATATCACATCGGAAGGTGACCGCGATCTGACCTCGCCGCTATCCCAGTTCGGCGGACTGGGTGTGTTCACTCGCGAAGTGCAGAAAGCGGTTTTGGACGGAAGGGCTGATCTGGCGGTTCACAGTCTCAAAGATTTACCGACCGAGCCAGCTCCCGGTCTGACCCTGGCGGGAATCCCGGACCGGGGTCCCTTGTTCGATGTGCTGATTCTGCCCGAGGGTTCCGAGCCGATTGAGTCGCTGGCTGATCTGCCCGAACAGGCACGGATTGGAACGGGAAGTCTGCGGCGCCGGGCTCAACTGCTGCATCAGCGAAGCGACCTGGAAATGCTCGAAGTCCGCGGAAACGTGCAGACACGTCTGAAGAAACTGGACTCCGGTGAATACGACGCCCTGTGTCTGGCGAAAGCGGGAATGGTGCGACTGGAACTGCTGGCCGAACGGAACTGGCTGCTCTTAAGTCCGCCGGAAGTCTATCCGGCCGTCGGTCAGGGCGCCTTGGGCATCGAATGCCGGGACGACGATACTGAAACCATTGAAATTCTGGGAGCGATTTCCGATCCCGCGGTGCGCGCCGCGACCACGGCTGAACGAAGTCTGCTTTCGCATCTGCGTGCGGGCTGTCATGCTCCGATCGGCAGTCTGTCTCGGCTGGAAGAGAATCAACTGACATTGGAAGCAGTCGTATTGAGCGGCGACGGTCAGGAGCGGATTTTCGTCTCCGAAAGTGGCGCACTGGAAGCGGCTGCAGAAACCGGAATCAAGGCTGCGGAGTCGCTGCTGGAAGCGGGTGCAGACCGACTAATTTCGCCCGGTCCCGGGTCGCCGGAAGCGCTTTAA
- a CDS encoding efflux RND transporter permease subunit: MSRQPESWLESGVNLLYKLRWGLLVVFLILTGFAYFPASKLDFEQSIESLYAKDDQHLLDYLESKRLFGGDELVFVAYTVPGLLGEEGSRETDELKEVRKFSQELSQIPGINADVTQNLANALSPPKLNFLLRVLIRQKRDELIELSRGVLIGDDNETTAIVLRLLPEDQSPVPRAETFKQIRELAHAHEPRAYVVGEPVQVYDMFRYVEEDGDVLFKVSLSLLAVVLLLLFRRLRWVALPLLVVICSIWWTEAVLVIGNLQLSMVSSMLNSLVTIIGIATVAHVAVHFQALQRENVPRPDAIRRTMVELLPAIFWTCATTAAGFLSLLTSEIAPVRSFGIMMALGTLMVLIASTVLLPGGMSLGYLRQPSKQSDDKGLARKLKQVAQMNERYPKRILWGSLVFVIFAAAGFSRLTIETDFSKNFRDSSEIVKALDFVETRLGGASTWEVNFPAPSQLNKEYLDRVLALAEDLQQVNPPDKTQLTKVISITDTLDFVPAKPFASDPIQSKLDQIEDLQADFESSLYNPEQGRMRIVLRALERQSAEEKLSLIHKVDALAKKHFPGSETKESDQESKAVHGEPGKAAGIFILLAYLIDSLLRDQLYSFLLAATSIWLIMSLAFRSLKLGLISMVPNLFPIVVVIGVMGWTGLTLNIGTAMIASVSMGLTTDSSIHFISSFLRARSRGASTDEALRSTQHSVGRAIIYATSALVAGFSVLTLSHFIPLIYFGALVSVAMVGGVFGDLVLMPILLRLTYPDKAESAA; this comes from the coding sequence ATGAGTCGTCAACCAGAGAGCTGGCTGGAATCAGGGGTAAACCTGCTCTATAAACTCCGCTGGGGCCTGCTGGTCGTTTTTTTGATTCTGACCGGCTTCGCTTATTTTCCAGCGTCGAAGCTGGACTTCGAACAGTCGATTGAATCGCTCTATGCTAAAGATGACCAGCACCTGCTCGATTACCTCGAGAGCAAACGGCTCTTCGGCGGCGATGAACTCGTTTTCGTTGCTTATACCGTACCCGGCCTGCTGGGCGAAGAAGGTTCCCGGGAAACCGATGAACTGAAAGAGGTCCGTAAATTCTCCCAGGAACTCAGTCAGATCCCGGGCATCAATGCAGACGTCACACAAAACCTGGCAAATGCGCTCAGCCCTCCGAAATTAAACTTCCTCTTACGGGTATTGATTCGACAGAAACGCGACGAACTGATCGAACTCTCGCGCGGCGTGCTGATCGGTGACGACAACGAAACCACGGCCATCGTCCTCCGCCTGCTGCCTGAAGATCAATCGCCCGTTCCCCGTGCTGAAACATTCAAACAAATCCGCGAGCTGGCACATGCCCACGAGCCCCGCGCCTATGTGGTCGGCGAGCCCGTGCAGGTCTATGACATGTTCCGCTACGTGGAAGAAGACGGCGATGTACTGTTTAAAGTCTCGCTCAGTCTGCTGGCGGTCGTATTGCTGCTGTTGTTCCGTCGGCTGCGTTGGGTGGCCCTACCTCTCCTGGTTGTGATCTGTTCGATCTGGTGGACCGAAGCAGTGCTTGTCATCGGAAATCTCCAGTTGAGCATGGTCAGCTCCATGTTGAATTCCCTCGTGACGATCATCGGCATCGCGACGGTCGCACACGTGGCCGTCCACTTTCAGGCCCTGCAGCGCGAGAACGTTCCCCGCCCCGATGCGATCCGCCGGACGATGGTCGAACTCTTACCCGCGATCTTCTGGACCTGTGCCACCACGGCTGCCGGATTCCTCTCGTTGTTGACCAGTGAAATCGCTCCTGTCCGCAGCTTCGGGATCATGATGGCCCTGGGTACTCTGATGGTGCTCATCGCCTCCACGGTCCTTCTGCCCGGCGGAATGTCGCTGGGTTATCTGCGTCAACCTTCAAAACAGTCGGACGATAAAGGTCTGGCCCGAAAGCTGAAACAGGTCGCTCAGATGAATGAGCGTTATCCCAAACGGATTCTCTGGGGTTCGCTGGTCTTCGTGATTTTTGCTGCAGCCGGCTTCAGTCGCTTAACCATCGAAACGGATTTCAGTAAAAACTTCCGCGACTCCAGCGAGATCGTCAAGGCGCTCGACTTCGTCGAAACCCGGCTCGGCGGTGCTTCCACCTGGGAAGTCAACTTTCCTGCTCCGTCTCAACTGAATAAGGAATACCTGGACCGCGTCCTGGCCCTGGCGGAAGACCTGCAACAGGTTAACCCTCCTGACAAAACACAGTTAACTAAAGTCATCTCCATTACGGACACGCTCGACTTCGTGCCGGCAAAACCGTTCGCCTCCGACCCGATCCAGTCCAAGCTCGACCAGATCGAAGACCTGCAGGCGGACTTCGAAAGCAGCCTCTACAATCCCGAACAGGGGCGCATGCGAATTGTCCTGCGGGCCCTCGAACGACAGTCGGCTGAGGAAAAACTCTCCCTGATTCACAAGGTCGATGCCCTCGCGAAAAAACATTTTCCCGGCTCGGAAACGAAAGAGTCCGATCAGGAATCAAAGGCCGTTCATGGCGAGCCTGGTAAGGCCGCCGGTATTTTTATTCTGCTCGCTTATCTGATTGACAGCCTGCTGCGAGATCAGCTTTACAGCTTCCTGCTCGCTGCCACCAGTATCTGGTTAATCATGTCACTCGCCTTCCGTAGTCTGAAACTGGGGCTGATTTCGATGGTTCCCAACCTGTTTCCGATTGTCGTCGTGATTGGTGTCATGGGCTGGACCGGACTGACGTTGAATATCGGTACCGCCATGATCGCCAGTGTTTCAATGGGACTCACGACCGATTCGAGCATCCACTTTATCTCAAGCTTCTTAAGAGCACGTTCGCGTGGTGCTTCGACAGATGAAGCGCTACGATCCACACAGCACAGTGTCGGCCGGGCAATCATTTATGCCACGTCCGCCCTGGTTGCCGGCTTCAGTGTACTCACCCTGTCACACTTCATCCCCCTGATTTATTTCGGGGCGCTGGTGAGTGTTGCTATGGTGGGCGGCGTCTTTGGTGACCTCGTCCTGATGCCCATTCTGCTGCGACTGACCTATCCCGACAAAGCGGAATCAGCTGCGTAA